A region from the Verrucomicrobiota bacterium genome encodes:
- a CDS encoding MFS transporter, with protein MRRHRFGGLLQPGSAGAACLIGIPALMQTSLKIKLSAFNFLQYFIWGSWYVSMGSYLATALKFSGQEIGAAYGAFAIGSMISPFFLGLIADRFVASEKMLAVLGVLGGLVMCALPKAATFGSFYPALILYCALYAPTLALGNSLALHHLADAKTDFPRVKLFSAVGWIAGGLALSALKGEQTTIQWYLGGGVSILFGWFALTLPHTPPRKTGANVSVGELLGLDALALLRKRSFAIFILCMFLICVPLYFYFVMMGIYLTEMKWEGIAGKMTLAQVSDVIFMFLLPVMLHRLGYKKTIFLGILAWVLRYFFLAGSVHASGLSSSLIFAAILLHGVCYDFLFIAGQLYVDDEANERIRGACQGFIAFILWGVGAFVGTMLSGKVLAMHGITDATGQVVGHHWREIWLTPAYLSVGVLVVFLLFFRDPSKQGNKSVR; from the coding sequence ATGCGGCGTCATCGGTTCGGCGGACTTCTTCAACCCGGGAGCGCCGGAGCAGCTTGCCTCATCGGAATTCCCGCCCTGATGCAAACCTCGCTGAAAATCAAACTCTCCGCGTTCAACTTCCTCCAGTATTTCATCTGGGGATCCTGGTACGTCAGCATGGGCTCGTATCTGGCCACCGCGCTAAAGTTCAGCGGGCAGGAAATTGGCGCGGCCTACGGGGCGTTCGCGATCGGCTCGATGATCTCGCCGTTTTTCTTGGGGTTGATCGCCGATCGTTTCGTGGCGTCGGAAAAAATGCTTGCCGTCCTGGGCGTCTTGGGCGGCCTGGTCATGTGCGCACTGCCCAAGGCCGCGACCTTCGGTTCGTTCTATCCCGCACTGATCCTCTACTGCGCGCTTTACGCGCCCACGCTGGCGCTGGGCAATTCTCTGGCACTGCATCATCTGGCCGACGCGAAGACCGATTTCCCCCGCGTGAAACTTTTTTCCGCCGTCGGCTGGATTGCCGGCGGCCTCGCCTTGAGCGCGCTCAAGGGAGAGCAGACCACGATCCAGTGGTATCTGGGCGGCGGCGTTTCGATCCTCTTCGGATGGTTCGCGCTGACGCTGCCGCACACCCCGCCGCGCAAGACCGGCGCGAACGTGAGCGTCGGAGAACTGCTCGGCCTCGACGCGCTGGCCCTGCTCCGGAAACGCTCGTTCGCGATTTTCATCCTCTGCATGTTCCTGATCTGCGTTCCGCTCTACTTCTATTTCGTGATGATGGGCATCTATCTCACGGAGATGAAATGGGAGGGCATCGCGGGGAAAATGACACTGGCTCAGGTCTCCGACGTGATCTTCATGTTCCTGCTGCCCGTCATGCTGCACCGGCTGGGTTACAAGAAGACGATCTTTCTTGGCATTCTCGCCTGGGTCTTGCGCTACTTTTTCCTGGCGGGCAGCGTCCACGCCTCCGGACTCTCCTCGTCGCTCATTTTCGCGGCGATTCTGCTGCACGGGGTGTGTTACGACTTCTTATTCATCGCGGGACAGCTCTACGTGGACGACGAGGCCAACGAGCGCATCCGCGGGGCGTGCCAGGGATTCATCGCCTTCATCCTTTGGGGCGTGGGCGCCTTCGTCGGCACGATGCTTTCCGGCAAGGTGCTGGCCATGCATGGGATCACCGACGCCACCGGACAGGTCGTCGGTCACCACTGGAGAGAAATCTGGCTCACTCCCGCGTATCTCTCGGTCGGAGTGCTGGTGGTGTTCCTCCTCTTTTTCCGCGATCCCTCAAAGCAAGGAAACAAGAGTGTCCGGTGA
- the rho gene encoding transcription termination factor Rho, with the protein MAPERPREHRPPPHPRQEHGQPGPGRNQPRRSQPFQPRHPKQNQPQHRHQRGAPPRGPRPGRVPTVEFQEPEEEEFKVSPDAPRINISELQAMTMTALNQMAKDMGIENVGTMKKHEVIFQMLQKNAERGGALYAEGVLEILQEGFGFLRSQSFNYLPCPEDIYVSPSQIRRFDLQTGDLISGQIRPPKEKERFFALLKVETVDHKDPDVAKDKTHFDNLTPLFPNRRFILETGAEELSTRVLDLVCPIGKGTRGLIVAPPRTGKTVLLQKLANAIIKNDPQVYLFILLIDERPEEVTDMERTCRPAEVISSTFDEPPERHVQVAEMVIEKARRMVEHNRDVVILLDSITRLARAYNTVQPHSGKILSGGVDANALHKPKRFFGAARNIEEGGSLTIMATALVDTGSRMDEVIFEEFKGTGNMEVHLDRHLVDRRIFPSINIEVSGTRKEELLYHPEEYNRVVMLRRALTGVPPVEAMELLLNKLKKHRTNIEFLLGMNMG; encoded by the coding sequence ATGGCCCCGGAACGACCCCGGGAGCACAGGCCCCCACCCCATCCCCGTCAGGAGCACGGACAACCCGGACCCGGGAGGAATCAACCCCGGCGTTCCCAGCCATTCCAACCCCGGCACCCCAAACAGAATCAGCCTCAACACCGGCATCAACGGGGTGCCCCTCCGCGAGGACCCCGTCCCGGACGCGTTCCGACCGTTGAATTCCAGGAACCGGAAGAAGAAGAATTCAAAGTCTCGCCCGACGCTCCTCGCATCAACATCAGCGAGTTGCAGGCGATGACCATGACCGCCTTGAACCAAATGGCCAAGGACATGGGCATCGAAAACGTCGGCACCATGAAGAAGCACGAGGTGATCTTCCAAATGCTTCAGAAAAACGCCGAACGCGGCGGAGCCCTCTACGCCGAAGGAGTCCTGGAAATCCTCCAGGAGGGGTTCGGCTTCCTCCGGTCTCAAAGCTTCAATTACCTGCCCTGCCCTGAGGACATCTACGTTTCTCCCTCGCAAATCCGCCGCTTCGACCTGCAAACAGGTGATTTAATCTCCGGTCAAATCCGCCCGCCCAAGGAGAAGGAACGGTTCTTCGCCCTGCTCAAAGTCGAAACGGTGGATCACAAGGATCCCGACGTCGCCAAAGACAAAACCCATTTCGACAATCTCACCCCGCTCTTCCCCAATCGCCGGTTCATTCTCGAAACGGGCGCGGAGGAACTCTCCACGCGCGTTCTCGACTTGGTCTGTCCCATCGGCAAAGGCACCCGCGGCTTGATCGTCGCCCCGCCTCGCACGGGCAAAACCGTTCTGCTCCAGAAACTGGCCAACGCCATCATCAAGAACGACCCCCAGGTTTATCTCTTCATCCTCCTCATCGATGAGCGCCCCGAGGAAGTGACCGACATGGAGCGGACCTGCCGACCCGCCGAAGTCATCAGCTCCACCTTCGACGAACCCCCCGAGCGCCACGTGCAAGTGGCGGAAATGGTCATCGAAAAAGCACGCCGCATGGTCGAACACAATCGCGATGTGGTCATCCTGCTCGATTCCATCACACGGCTCGCCCGCGCCTACAACACCGTCCAGCCGCATTCCGGAAAAATCCTTTCCGGCGGCGTGGACGCCAACGCGCTGCACAAACCCAAGCGCTTTTTCGGCGCCGCGCGCAACATCGAGGAAGGCGGATCCCTCACCATCATGGCCACCGCCCTCGTCGACACGGGTTCGCGCATGGACGAAGTGATCTTTGAGGAATTCAAAGGCACCGGTAACATGGAAGTGCACCTCGACCGCCACTTGGTCGATCGCAGGATCTTCCCATCCATCAACATCGAGGTCTCCGGGACGCGGAAAGAAGAACTGCTCTATCATCCCGAGGAATACAACCGGGTCGTCATGCTCCGCCGCGCTCTCACCGGCGTCCCGCCCGTGGAGGCCATGGAACTCTTGTTAAACAAGCTCAAGAAGCACCGGACCAATATCGAATTCCTCCTCGGCATGAACATGGGCTGA
- the rpiB gene encoding ribose 5-phosphate isomerase B: protein MKTILFVCTGNICRSPMAEGLFRHAVRGQEDYRILSAGVSAMDGCGPSQHAVEALRELGIDITGHRSRMLTGQLVKQAHLILGMTHGHLRAIVSLFPEAAEKTFLLRDFDETLEEFEKDISDPIGGSFGTYAECRDQIEQSLSSILKFIRQSKMESQSAQGHQSQTGSVALAADHAGFALKTRLHSHLAVRGVEVQDLGPTSADAVDYPDFARRVGEAVAAGKHAFGILVCSSGIGMSIAANKVPGIRAALAWTEKLAALARQHNHANVLCLGASTVSPEEACRMVDAFLSTGEEGGRHDRRVGKLESGPGVALSLAAADREIAGVIREERKRQQENIELIASENFTSLAVMEAQGSVLTNKYAEGYPGKRWYGGCEFVDQAEQLAIDRAKQLFKAEHANVQPHSGSSANMAVYFAVLKPGEKLLTMDLSHGGHLTHGNKANFSGRFFEVVHYGVDRERERIDYDLLARMAAEHKPRMITVGASAYPRVIDFERMGRIARDNGAFLLADIAHIAGLVAVGLHPSPVEHADFVTTTTHKTLRGPRGGLVLCKAKYAKEIDSQAFPGIQGGPLMHVIAAKAVCFHEALQPSFLDYQKQILANACALADGMARNGFRLVSGGTDNHLMLVDVGARNLTGKECQAALDLAGITVNKNTIPFETRSPFQASGVRLGTPAVTTRGMRETEMAAIADMISEVLLDIKNVDTSRKVRQRVHELTAKHPLPY, encoded by the coding sequence ATGAAAACCATCCTGTTCGTTTGCACCGGTAATATCTGTCGCAGTCCCATGGCGGAAGGGCTTTTCCGCCATGCGGTGCGCGGCCAGGAGGACTATCGAATCCTGTCCGCGGGAGTCAGCGCCATGGACGGCTGCGGGCCCAGCCAGCACGCCGTGGAAGCGCTGCGCGAACTGGGCATCGATATCACCGGCCACCGAAGCCGGATGCTTACCGGCCAGCTGGTCAAGCAAGCCCATCTGATCCTGGGCATGACGCATGGACATCTTCGCGCCATCGTGTCGCTCTTTCCCGAGGCGGCGGAGAAAACCTTTCTGCTCCGCGACTTCGACGAAACGCTGGAGGAATTCGAAAAGGATATTTCCGATCCGATCGGTGGTTCCTTCGGAACCTATGCGGAGTGCCGGGACCAAATCGAACAAAGCCTTTCCAGCATCCTCAAGTTCATCCGACAATCCAAGATGGAATCCCAATCCGCACAAGGCCATCAGAGCCAGACGGGGTCCGTTGCCCTGGCCGCTGACCACGCCGGCTTCGCCCTGAAAACCCGACTCCACTCGCACCTCGCCGTCCGTGGCGTGGAGGTCCAAGACCTCGGCCCCACTTCCGCGGATGCCGTCGATTACCCTGATTTCGCCCGGCGCGTCGGCGAAGCCGTCGCCGCCGGAAAACACGCCTTCGGGATCCTGGTTTGTTCGAGCGGCATCGGCATGAGCATCGCCGCCAACAAGGTCCCCGGGATCCGAGCCGCCCTGGCTTGGACCGAAAAACTGGCCGCCCTGGCCCGACAGCACAACCATGCCAATGTCCTGTGTCTCGGGGCTTCCACCGTGTCGCCAGAGGAAGCCTGCCGCATGGTCGACGCTTTTCTGTCCACCGGGGAGGAGGGCGGACGCCACGATCGCCGCGTCGGCAAGCTTGAGTCAGGTCCTGGCGTTGCCCTTTCCCTGGCCGCCGCCGACCGGGAAATCGCCGGCGTCATCCGCGAGGAGCGCAAACGGCAACAGGAGAACATCGAGCTGATCGCCAGCGAGAATTTCACCAGCCTTGCCGTCATGGAGGCGCAGGGATCGGTGCTGACCAACAAATACGCCGAAGGGTATCCCGGCAAACGATGGTACGGCGGCTGCGAGTTTGTCGATCAAGCCGAACAACTCGCCATCGACAGGGCCAAACAGCTCTTTAAAGCCGAGCACGCCAACGTTCAGCCCCACTCGGGCAGCTCCGCCAACATGGCGGTTTACTTCGCGGTGCTCAAGCCGGGGGAGAAGTTGCTGACGATGGATCTCAGCCACGGAGGTCATTTGACCCACGGCAACAAGGCCAATTTCTCGGGTCGATTCTTCGAAGTGGTTCACTACGGAGTGGATCGGGAGCGGGAGCGCATCGATTACGATTTGCTGGCCCGCATGGCCGCCGAGCACAAGCCCCGCATGATCACCGTGGGGGCCAGCGCCTACCCTCGCGTGATCGATTTCGAACGCATGGGGCGAATCGCCCGGGACAACGGCGCTTTTCTGCTGGCCGACATCGCCCACATCGCAGGCCTCGTCGCCGTCGGCCTGCATCCCAGTCCGGTGGAGCACGCGGATTTCGTGACCACCACCACGCACAAGACGTTGCGGGGTCCGCGCGGCGGACTGGTCCTCTGCAAGGCGAAATATGCCAAGGAAATCGATTCTCAGGCCTTCCCGGGCATTCAGGGCGGCCCCCTCATGCACGTCATCGCAGCCAAAGCCGTTTGCTTCCACGAGGCGCTTCAACCCTCGTTCCTCGATTACCAAAAGCAAATCCTCGCCAATGCCTGCGCCTTGGCCGACGGCATGGCCCGCAATGGTTTTCGACTGGTCAGCGGCGGCACCGACAATCACCTCATGCTCGTCGATGTCGGAGCTCGCAATCTAACCGGAAAGGAATGCCAGGCCGCGCTGGATCTGGCAGGCATCACGGTCAATAAAAACACCATTCCGTTCGAAACCCGTTCTCCCTTTCAGGCCAGCGGCGTCCGCCTCGGCACGCCCGCTGTCACCACGCGCGGCATGCGGGAAACGGAAATGGCCGCCATTGCGGACATGATCAGCGAAGTGTTGCTCGACATCAAAAATGTTGACACCAGCCGCAAGGTGCGCCAGCGTGTTCATGAACTCACGGCCAAGCACCCCTTGCCGTATTGA
- a CDS encoding MFS transporter → MQAEASSGGEGTREVRSLRDLSPAQWKSGAAAWLGWLFDGLDMHLYGLVAAPFVAQLLDVASPADAMVREKSSWIQAAFLVGWALGGGFFGRLGDLIGRSRALCLTILTYALFTGLSFFAQTWWQLLIFRFITALGIGGEWAVGSSLLSETWPKRWRPWIAAVLQTGVNLGVLLACATVFLSARYEGAIGQLFSSILPDRWTPEHWYPRFVFLVGVLPAFLVLWIRRHVPEPEEWHAARRNASRAAPPGIMDLFRGEILRTTLLTIVVCATSLTAWWAFMFWHSQHLRNLPELASWARERREELVSTAFFVVISSSIAGNFFASWLARRWGYRRAIALTCLGFLITMSATFIQDRPALSLVWFWFPAVGFFSGVFGLFTMYLPPLFPTLLRTTGAGFCYNIGRIVSACGVVFSGTLSRGGDFKTTLLFASMLFIPAMVVAVWLPEPDELKA, encoded by the coding sequence ATGCAAGCTGAGGCATCGTCCGGCGGTGAGGGAACCCGGGAAGTCCGGTCCCTGCGCGACCTTTCCCCTGCCCAGTGGAAATCGGGCGCGGCGGCCTGGCTGGGCTGGTTGTTTGACGGCCTGGACATGCATCTTTACGGGCTCGTGGCGGCGCCTTTTGTGGCGCAGCTCCTGGACGTGGCGAGTCCCGCGGATGCGATGGTTCGGGAGAAAAGCTCGTGGATTCAGGCCGCGTTTCTGGTGGGTTGGGCGTTGGGGGGCGGGTTCTTCGGAAGGCTGGGGGATTTGATCGGGAGAAGCCGGGCGCTGTGCCTTACGATTTTGACCTACGCCTTGTTCACCGGACTTTCCTTTTTTGCGCAGACTTGGTGGCAATTGTTGATCTTTCGATTCATCACCGCGTTGGGCATCGGAGGCGAATGGGCGGTGGGCTCATCGCTCCTCTCTGAAACCTGGCCTAAGCGATGGCGTCCGTGGATCGCGGCCGTGTTGCAAACCGGGGTCAACCTCGGGGTGTTGCTGGCGTGCGCCACCGTTTTTTTGAGTGCACGCTATGAGGGTGCCATCGGGCAGCTCTTTTCCTCGATTTTGCCGGATCGATGGACGCCGGAGCACTGGTATCCCCGGTTCGTTTTTCTGGTGGGTGTGCTGCCTGCCTTTCTGGTGTTGTGGATTCGGAGGCATGTGCCTGAGCCGGAAGAGTGGCACGCGGCGAGGAGGAACGCGTCACGGGCCGCGCCGCCGGGCATCATGGACCTTTTCCGAGGGGAGATTTTGCGGACGACGCTCCTGACGATCGTGGTGTGTGCCACTTCGCTGACCGCTTGGTGGGCCTTCATGTTCTGGCATTCGCAGCATTTGAGGAATCTGCCCGAGCTGGCTTCGTGGGCGAGAGAACGGCGGGAGGAACTCGTCAGCACGGCCTTTTTTGTGGTGATCTCGTCTTCGATTGCCGGGAATTTCTTCGCGTCCTGGCTGGCGCGGCGCTGGGGCTATCGACGGGCCATTGCCCTGACGTGTTTGGGATTTCTGATCACCATGTCAGCCACCTTTATCCAGGATCGGCCGGCCCTGTCGTTGGTATGGTTTTGGTTTCCGGCGGTCGGATTCTTTTCGGGCGTTTTTGGATTGTTCACGATGTATTTGCCGCCTTTGTTTCCGACCTTGTTGCGCACGACGGGGGCTGGATTTTGTTATAACATCGGGCGGATTGTGTCCGCGTGCGGCGTGGTTTTTTCGGGAACGCTCTCGCGCGGAGGCGACTTCAAAACCACCCTGCTCTTCGCCAGCATGCTTTTCATTCCAGCGATGGTGGTGGCCGTCTGGCTGCCGGAGCCGGACGAGTTGAAGGCGTGA